atttctttgagcattgcttatcttgtgctaactcacacgtgcacatacacatcatgatggatgatatgtacatttaccacacacacaatttctttcgtttgtgtctcttttgtgtagatacccatgaatacttgtcaacctcgcaatcccacgagttgacaaaacgagctctagagagcaacgatgatttgggatcccatggattatctttcccaccgctctcttcgcgcaaagacttagcgcatttcttctacatggccctcacttggctatgggttgttgtccattacatattatatgcccatcttgccatgttcactttgcatgatatgcttattcctatgcctttgccatgcatttgtgacccatgctttgcattacacatgatgattgattctcatacttgtatgtgtatttgcaagcttggtggagatattgcttgttatttccATATTCCATCTAtgacccattcctatgatgatactatgatcttgctttgtgttcgtgcttgcgatatgtcatgtgcattgcctatatcCACTATTTGCTCACATgaaatgattgccatgatttactctagtgtgttgcatcttcgctccactagtttgcacgacttgattgatgtacttgcttatgttgcatcaccaatgactcatacttgctcatttcatgcggttgatgacaaccatctacatgctttgcacatgattgttattgcgcatacgctctttgttttgttgtgtgcatgtgtaggatacttggacttcgtgtcgacttccacttcatatGAGTTGacaattcgagctcttgagagcgagcctcatacattcgaccatgactcgcttctacaccacatttcctaccacttcgaCATTGTGAAGaacgcacaaggacatgctttcgaGGTGATATCCTTCTATCTCGAGAACacccaaaccatgagcatgcatattgtggatcatacttcatgtgttgcttgctccATGACACCTTGCACACATGCTAGCGATCTTGCTTCGACCTATCATTACCACATTGCCATGccacatgatatatatgccttgtgtgttgcatctagttcttcacatatgccatgtccctttgcttatcacatgcttgacttgattacctcacacatgttgaacaattgctctttccattgtgttgagtgccacgatatcttcactacaccctatgcacgttatgcttggattgtcttgcacttgccccatgtgtttagacatttcaCTATATTTGGTGCCTACCATAGACCGTTCATTGAGCactttatgcatgcttgctatgaccttgaggtagatgcttgttcacttatcacatatatttgcatcttgacctcccatttacatgcttgttcccatgatgtacttgattgtgctcaatttatatgctCAAATTCCATGacacacttctttgtcaaaccatatgttatgcttgatgacaacacttgttgggtgaatcacctcttgaatgcttggttttgctcttacgacaaccacatttgtttttccaagtgcttgttatctttgctccttttgaaggaattacaagacggtgcgacattggagagtgcccatttggaactacaagatgacgaatgcttggtgatcgtccacttctacacgacgccatcatctctttcccatggtgatttggatttcgatccgaggtcggatctttcccaagggggaggggatgatgcggagcatcctatggacatcaccatgtcaagagtccatttgacaAGTGACACGTGTCACATCTACTTCatgcatacaaaggtgaatcatctcctttacacgtgtccacttgtacccttcgaggatggtatactacttgacccctctctcgtgtgcatacttaggtgtgagcggagctacacattcatcatggaggagtccaagcgcaagagaacaactacaccatccaagaCGGAAGCCTGGAAGCGAAGAAGGAAGTGCCAAGAGgaaggcagcagctcccaggcgaccccgtgcgcacgggcccctccgaccccgtgcccacgggcctccctggctggcggtcctgaagaccccgtgcgcacgggcgtgtaccgtgcccacaggacccccgtgtccacgggcctcacggaccccgtgcgcacgggcccttgcgtccggtccctggataccccgtgcgcacgggctccacttaccccgtgcacatgGGGCCCCCTGTGTGATGCTGCGGGCTTTGCTCATGTTTTACCATTTCGCCCCCACTTATCCCTCTCTTTGcctaggactatatatactccttcatctcctccatttagacttagctaagattagatctaaacactagagcttagctcatgtacctccccttgtgggattccactccattggagttcaagacctccattggagaagatccctagtggatgaagacccccttgagggaaggatctatctagatcatcaagccctcatctccttcataggatttgggatgaactctaccatgtatcttatttccctttgttgttcatgtaccttgtggatcttatgtgtttgattgtctagtggatgtgtgatttgacttgttcttgagtgttactcttgttttccctcttttgttcatcttgttcttggggattccccctccaattcgtgaaagatctctccATAAGGTTCCACCCTACACCAGATCCTGACGACCAAATTTCATAGAAGCATAACTCCTGACAAGCCTCGCCATTGGTGTTCCTGCCATGATGCGAAGTTGCACTTACTGACGCAACACAAAGTTTATCGCTTACAGATTGGCGCAAAAGCGAGTGTTGGGTACTAAAGGTACATGCCCTAGCTCGGTTAAAGCTAGATCCGATGCGCTTTATGCGTTCAAGCTAGCCAACAACCCAAGCTTGTTTAGGGCTCGAGCTCAAGTGCTTATAGCATCTCCAACAAGTTGGTAAATTCGTTCGCTTCCCAAACAACTGAAAAGATTTAAAACAGCACTCCAACAGATTTAATTTATGATTTGCCATACCTATTTTTAAGGAGATCATAGCTTAAGTTTGTACCACCTCGGAGGACTAAGTTTCTGCCACCTCGAATAACTTCATTTTTGGTGGTGCTCCTCGGGTGCCGAGCCGAGACTTTTAGGGTGGAGGACCGGGGGAATtcattttttgtggtgctcctcgagTGTCGGGCTGGgactttcagggtgaaaacctaaggtCTGGCTTTCATTTGTTGTGCCTGGCAATCGCCTCATTGAAGGAATTGTTTTGAAAGCTTAGACTTCTCCAGGATGAAAACCTAAGTTATTGGATCAGACAACGACGGCGCTTGTACACTTTTACGTTCTTGGAGCCGTTGCTTTTGGAGACCTTTTATGTTTCCCAAGTGTTGTATTTGGTGGTGGTCTGTGTGCGGCTGCTGAGAGGAGTCGATCACTGTGGCGGGacctttgttttttccttttttttattttttttctttggctgtgtgcatcctggaTGTCTTTGAGACATCTTGTAGATGCAGAGTCTAGGTGTAATTGGTATCTTCACGATATTAATATACTCCCTTTTAAAAAAAATCGTACCACCAAACCAAATACGGGTTTGCTACCATTTTCTCACTCCGACCTTCTTTCGCACCGCAGCACTATAAGGCCAAGGCCAACGTGCGACCACATTTGGTCCATTCTTGTCTGTTTGGGTCGAAACGAACACAAATCGTGGCCCAACACGGCGACCCAAATGGACGGACGTCCAATTTTTGTCCGTCCGCGACCAATTTTCGGCCCAAATTTGGGCAAGGTTAGCGCCAGCATGGATGCACGCGGGTGTTCCCTTGACCTCCAGCTGGCCCGCCAGTCAGTGACACATATGTGATTCCCTCTCCTCCTCGAGGCCCCGGCACCCTCGCCGCCATAGCACCGCCCATTTTTTGGCCCCTCCTTCTGCCCAAGCCTGCCGCACGCATCCACACATTCCCCCACCTGCCCGTCGCTTTGGAGGAGTTCTTGCCAACGTTTGTGGCCTCTTCATGCCACCGTCGGTGCTAGAGAAACCACGATCGCCGGCACCACTAATCGTCCCCAACACCGTCCGCCTCGCGCTGCAAGGCCGTCGTCCGCCCTCGTCTCCACTTCTACAGGTCTGTTGCCCTGCTGCATGTACGGGTGCTCTTCATTGGCTGCGTCTCtaccacgaccgcaaggtgttcgacactttgcttgcaaggcaccATGGATAGTGGGATGAGTATTTTTTTTCAACAACTTCATTTGTTCACCAGATGATTCATCATCGGACGATGAAGAGCTTGTGGTTGTTGCATTGGTCGTCAATGACCACATTGTTAGGCAGCAGCCGAAGTTCAGGGGGTCAATCCCAAGCCATGCTCTGGCGTTGAACCGCAATAGAGAGAGCAGTCATTGCCTGCCTTTTGTCGATTACTTTGAGAGCAACCCCCTCTTCAAACCCTATCTTTTTCGGCGCCGCCTCCTGATGACGAGGAACGTGTTCAATCATATTCGGGCGGGAATGGTAGCATATGATGATTACTTCCGAGTGCAAGGAGGATGCCCTTGGTAAGGTTCGTTTCTCCTCTTATCAAAAATGCACTGCAGCTATTCATATGCTTGCATGCGGAATTCACGGTGATCTTGTGGATGAGTACATCTGCATGAGTGAGTCCACATGGCTCGCATCAATGTACAAGTTCTACAAGGCCGCAGTGGCAGTGTTTGGCCATGAGTACCTGAGAGATACAAATGTTGCAAATACAGCCCGGTTGTTGGTGATCAATGCAGATAGAGCTTTCCAGGAATGCTTGGCAACATAGATTGTATTCAATgaaagtggaagaactgtccatttgcttggcaggggcatATGAAACATTACACTGTCATGTTAGAATAATGGCTTCACAAGATCTTTGGACATGGCACTCTTTTTTGGCATGGTTggttctcacaatgacatcaacgcccTTCAACATTTTCCAGTGttcgcaaggcttgcagaaggccactgcctagaggtcaactttgagatcaatggtCGTACAACAAGTGATACTACCTGGTTGATGGTATTTATCCTCAGTGGTTAACTCTTGCAAACACAATATTCAATCCGGAAGGAGAGAAGAAACAAATATTTACCCAGTCACaagagtgttagaaaggatgtggagcatgcttttggtgtgcttcaatcttaATGGGCTGTCGTTCAACACCCTGCACTGACATGGAGCACCGCCTAGCttcgggaggtgatgactgcttatgtaatcatgcacaacatgatcgtagaGAATGAGCGTGATGACATCATAGACAACAAGGAATTCCAATTTTAGAGTGAAAATGTTGTTCCTGAGCACCAAGAACCGACAACATTTGAACAGTCCATTCAATTTCATCATGAAATGCATGATTGACAAACTCATATGcaacttcaaaatgacttggttgagcacattGAAATCACATTGGCAACCAGTGGATGCATCAATTCATTTTCTTCAATGTATTCGTGACAATTTAAATTTAATTGTAAACTTTGTGTTTTTATGATACTATGTGATTTATTTGGTTGTAAACAATGTTCTTTTTAGTTAAAAAAATCTACATTTGTTCGCCGTCCGGTCAGATCAAATGCGTCGGCCGCACTGGCAACACATTCACATAAGAAGCCAGACGTCGCCTCTTTGCATGACCCAAACAGATCAAATGCGTCGGCCGCACTGGCAACACATTCACATAAGAAGCCAGACGTCGCCTCTTTGcatgacccaaacggacaaaattcAGAGTTGGCCTAACCTTCGTGATGCCACCACATCCTCTCCTGCTTTGCCTTTTTTAGTCTTCTCCTGCTTTGCTTTTTTCTTTTGAGGGATTTCTCTTGCTTTGCTTTGCTCTCTCGCGCCCGCGCAGGTAACCCCGGCCTCCCTNNNNNNNNNNNNNNNNNNNNNNNNNNNNNNNNNNNNNNNNNNNNNNNNNNNNNNNNNNNNNNNNNNNNNNNNNNNNNNNNNNNNNNNNNNNNNNNNNNNNNNNNNNNNNNNNNNNNNNNNNNNNNNNNNNNNNNNNNNNNNNNNNNNNNNNNNNNNNNNNNNNNNNNNNNNNNNNNNNNNNNNNNNNNNNNNNNNNNNNNNNNNNNNNNNNNNNNNNNNNNNNNNNNNNNNNNNNNNNNNNNNNNNNNNNNNNNNNNNNNNNNNNNNNNNNNNNNNNNNNNNNNNNNNNNNNNNNNNNNNNNNNNNNNNNNNNNNNNNNNNNNNNNNNNNNNNNNNNNNNNNNNNNNNNNNNNNNNNNNNNNNNNNNNNNNNNNNNNNNNNNNNNNNNNNNNNNNNNNNNNNNNNNNNNNNNNNNNNNNNNNNNNNNNNNNNNNNNNNNNNNNNNNNNNNNNNNNNNNNNNNNNNNNNNNNNNNNNNNNNNNNNNNNCTCGTCGGCCAAGACAACTCGTGAGTCGCCATGCCCGACCTTCCTACCTCAGCACAACCGCCGCAGTCCATAAGAAAAAAGCAATGCCAACATCATGGCTCGGTAGAGATTCACTCTCCTCCGTCTAGAATGATGTTCGTTTGTCTCATGTTTGCTTTATTAGGACAGCCTATGTTGAGAAGTGCACGAATGAACCCGGTACATATGAACCCACTTTAAAAAACACATTTCTAAAAGCTAAAAAGattaaaattctgaaaaaaattgcaCGGGTACGTCTTCATGTTCACGTGCATAAAGTTTCAAGAAAAAACAACTTTTTATGGCcagtgcaaaaaagacaaaaaattaCGTCATGGAACACTATTTAGAAGcactgaaatttgtcttttttacggAGACAAAACAAAAGAACATTTGTTTACAAAACTTTGTGCCACGTACACACATTGCGAACATGTATGCGTgatattttcttttgaattttttttacatTTAAAAACGTGCTTAAAATGTGTTTTATTAAAAGTGGATGCATATGTCCATGGGTTCAAGGGATGTAGTTAAGAACTACTgcctccgtttctaaatacaagACCTTTGAGATTTTAATAGGCTCGTACTGACGTATCTAGACGCATTTTAGAATATTAATATATCCCcttttcaaaagaaaaagaaaaaatgtttCTCAATTAGAAATACTATGTTCAGTTGGATTCGAATTTCAAATATTATGTGTAAATTATGTAATGCATGACCATAATGTTTGAATCATATTATGTGATCAAAAATACAAATTGTTTCAAGTGGAAAAGCACCGTACAAAGAGAGATAGAAGGAAGGTAAGCGTTATGTAAGGCTAGATGTTCAAGAAGAGAATAAAAAGTATTGTGTGTAAAATTATGTAATGCATGACCATAATGTTTGAATCATTTTATGTGATCAAAAATACAAATTGTTTCAAGTGGAAAAGCACCGTACAAAGAGAGATAGAAAGAAGGTAAGCTTTATGTAAGGATAGATGTTCAAGAAGAGAACAAAAAGTATTTTCCATTAATTCTCTCCATCTAGAACTTTTTTGGTAACCAAATTCAGCTaactctattggagatgctcttacactcCACAACGCAATAATCGCTACAAAGTCTTACAAATAACTCAAAAGGAGCTCATAGCCAAATTTTTAGCAATACAACAAAGATACCGAGAAGGAAAGAGAACTAGTGGTCATAATAGTGCTACATAAACAAATTTGTACGTAAAGTACATCAGATGATAAAACAGGGCCAGGGACGGGACGGTGATACTCGAGAGCATTGCATTTACCAACACTAACACATTTTTCAGGCTTTCAGCGCATTCACTATGAACTCCCAATAGGGCGCTACAATACTTCCAAACTGTAGCATAAGATATGTTAAATCTAGGAAAATGGTCACAACACATACCACTAAGACACTAAAAGCAAAGCATGTTCCTTAGTTGCCTAAGTTTTGAGATAATCTGTAATTATAATTTGCAGATCTACCACAAACATTATGTGGTCGTCCACTATTTATGTGGTTTGCTTATTTGTTACATACAGGGCATTGTAAATGTATTGTAGCCTTATGACAAATGCGAATAAAAGTCCAGTAGAAGAGGGTTTCCAACTAGACTTTTATTCGCAAGTTTAAGGTTTTCCAATTTCATACGCAACAAAagagacatattttaaacccattcaCAAATGTTGGATCATTTCCAAACGGAGGAAAATGCATGTCATTAGATATATTTTTTAATATGGGACACAAATATTACAAAATAAACAGAAAACTGTTGCATCAAACATTAAAGTTTGTAGTTGATCGCCATAATTTTATGTTATGATACTAAATAGTGGGAAAAAGTAAGGCAACAAAGAGTTGCACATAAATAACCTATTTAAATAAATTGTCATCAAACTCAcatgcagatgcaagtgcaagtcaaACAAAGTTCAAGTGTACTTTACAACAACTTGGTTTGAGAGCTGAGGCTATTGGAATTGTTGTGGAATTTTGCCCCACTTAAGCATGTTTGAATTTTGTGGCTAGCCATATGATGCACAACCACAATAGTGGCTTGATGTGCTTTCTTAGGACCCATCTTAACTTTTATAAAAATAATTTTCTAGACAAAACGTACCACATAAGTAGGACTTGTTGAATACTAATAGGTAACAACCCCATAGAACACACAAGTGATTTCAGATGTTTGCCAAAACAAGCACTAAACTCATAATGGTAATCTCTATAACAAACTTTTGTGTCTATGCGATCAGCTAgtccaagccaagttttataagtaCACTAAGGTGCAATTTTCATGCAATATCATGCCATGTCCTACAACTACAAAGATCTAAAAGCACAGCACACATCAAATAGCATTTGTTTAAGAAATTAAGAAAACAGAGACAAGTATAATCAATTTATATATTTAGGCCACAAATCTATGGAAAATTTAAAGCACTTCGTAAGAAAAAATTCAATGCATATCTATCCTTACCGCCTTCAGGAAAGCATGCAAGTATGATTGTATGAACATGAAGCCCTCGCATGGAATTTCTTAAACTTGTCACTTTCTGTTTAGCAAACAGACAAAAAAAAAGCATATCATTCAATATTCACATTGGATGCATATCATTCAATATTCACATTGGATGAAACACATCCAGAAAAAGATACTGCCAAGAAAACTTATTGTATGCCAATAGTTGACCATCATATCAAAAAACGTAAAAATGATAACACTAAAGGCGCCTAGTGTCCATAAGTTATCAATGGCATTCTCCACTCATAGCTATGATAATTAGACCAAGAACACGTCTCGCTATTTTTAAGAACAGGGCAATTATCTACAAATAACTATTCTTGTATTTGTATCAACAATTCTACATATAACCAAGCTAGCTAGCCGAATATACAATGTGTAAGGGTTTCGCTTTTGTTTCCTTTTTAGTCTTTGGGCTGCAATGCCCACAAATGTTAGGTGAGAATCCTTTCAATTAGACCACCCCCAACATGCATTCATGCTAATATCCGGTATCTATTATGCCACATGTCTACTGATTACGGAATTTGCGTGCCAACCAATCAACGAAGTGACATAAGGCTAATTCAACACTTCAATTAATTACGGAATTTGCGTGCCAACCAATCAACGAAGTGACATAAGGCTAATTCAACACTTCAATTAGTAATGTAGCAGGCTCTCCAATAAGTGATTACCAATAGGCAAGTTCCTAATATATCTCACAAATAAAAAATGATGCCCATAGTTAGGATCAGTGTTCCAAATAACAATCAGCAGTGCACGAATAATCACCCCACCATTTAGTGTTTACAAGATAAACAGGGATGCGCACTATTTAAGTACGAGTCAGATAATTATATTTATACTTATATAATGAAAAATAAGCATCTAAAAGATCATTCATCTAAAATCCAAAACCTCAACTCCCAACAATCAGCAATGGAAGCAGCAGAAAGGGGGAGATTGGTTATTCTATGCTTGTTAAATGTTTCAACCTAAGATGTTTCATGCTACAATTTGTGGTGGACAGGGGTTACAAATATTTCTACTAAACAACCCCCTACATCATATTCAATATCTATATAAGCTGTAATTTCTATCAGCCTGGCCTTTAAATGCGATTTCACAAAGGCCTTTATTTGGAGCAGTGCCTATAATCTTAGGGTTCATTTCAATAGAAGGTGATGGCATCTTCTAGGATTTAACATAAGCAAACTGGTGGCAATTTACATACCAGGAGTGCCCTAAAAGATTATAAAATATACCACAAGATTCTTATGTTTCTACAAAATACAGTATTACCTTTTAGCATTTTTGTAACAATTCTATGTGATATTTAGGCTCCAGTAAGAACGACAAAAGTCACGTCTACCTAGTGGATATACATGGAAGTCAAGTACGCCCTCCATTTCAAAGTACAAGGCCAACAGTGTTTCAATATCCTTTCAAAATACGAGGCATTCATGTAGAAATGATGACTTCGCATCTATGGCTAGGAAATATTCTCTCATATTTTCAAGACAATAACACCATGGCTAACATGGTCATTTCCTCTACTTCCTAAATCTCATGCTAGACCAGCATGCACCTAACAAAATGAAATGGAGATGGCACATTATTATCAACTATTATCACATGCAAAACTGGAAGGCTGCACGCTCGGAAATAGAAGCATCCTCAGAGTCAGAATACAGGAATTGAATATCCAAAATAGCAACAAAAAGTACCATAAAAGCATGAATAGTCTGCAATACAATATAATAACAGAAGTTTGGGGCTACTAAATATTCCATTCCAAGCATGCAGAACTACCTTAACCCAAATGCATGAACAGGTCTCAGTTGAGTGGTCGCAAATAGATCCAAACAGCACTAGCGACCTGGCGAAGGACGGGGGGCAAAGCAACTAACTGAACTACTGAACTTAGCGTTGCACTTGAGGGGGGAAatgcaaccaccatacctaccttgaAATCTCATCGAATGCTGAACTATGTAACAGGAGGTCTAACGCCTATTTCCATGGAAGTTGCTCTTCATGGCTACTTTTTTGTTTAATGACTTGGGGCCTCCAGGATTCCTGAGAAATGGGCAAGAGTTGCAAATCAAGGAAATGTTTCACCTAGGATGTTCTAATTCAAATTAGTGCAAAAATATACTCACATTTTCTGTCGCTTCGCAACATCATGCTTCATTTTCAGAACAATGTCCATTGCATGCTGCTGATGTTCTCTTGTATGCACATGTAAACCAAGGTCCTCTGCACTCCCACAGTTAAACATGCATATCCGGCACCAACCAACATCTCCACTACTGAAGAAACCACCCTGGACAATAGAACAGCAGTTCAGTGATTAATAGGTACTCCTACATCAAGTATATATAGCATATAGTAACTCATAATGCATCAGGAATAaacacaaaaacaaaaataaacttATTAATTCAATATCCATAACCCACCGAACTGAAGCGGCCAGATTCTTGTGGAAAACCATGTCGAGAATAGTCATCAAAATTTGGATCATCTGGATGTATGTGTCCTTGGAACCGGTGGCCAGAAGGTTCAATTCCATGCAATTGACCATGCCCAAGGGGTTCAGAACCATGAAGATTTCTTGGAAGAAAAATATCAGCAGGGTGGAAATGTGTATGAGGGAACCCTGGATTGTCAAAATCATGCTGTCTACTCCCTGGAAGGTTGCCAGGGCCTAGCTGGTCCTTACGAAGACCTCCAGGACCAGCTGTCATCCCTTGAACAAATGAACCTGAAAACCATTTGAAGCAGCCATTGAAAAAATGTGAAAAGGATCAAGTAGTCATAAGCTCCTCTTCATTCGTTAAACTCATGAAGACTTTCTGACGATGAAGTTTCAAATCAAGCCTTGAATCATCTTATAAACCTTACCTGGGTTTCTAGGCATTCCATCAACCCTGTGATGGCCAAATTCTGCACCAGGTGACACAAAGTCAGGATGGCCAACAATTGAATGGGGCTTCCTTGATAAATCTTCAGGGAAGCCTATAGGATATGGGCCTGGCTTGTTTGGGAATGGAGGCCTTCCAGGTAATGAATCGAAACCATCAAAAGGCCTTGGGCCTCTCTGAAAACTGTCATCATCAAGATGAGTTGGCCCTGGAAATTGCTTCATATTCTCTTCAATATCTTTAGGGTTGACATTGTATCTGCCAGGATATGGTGGCGCCAACGACCTGAAATGTTCCTGTGAAGAATTGAACCCTTCTTCGTGGAAAGCCCTGGAATTTCCTAGCTGCTCTCCGCCAACACCATTTCTCATTCCTGAACAGAAGGAAGTTTTGGTCAAGATGATTACAATAAAGAAAACTCAAGTGTCCCTAAAATGGAGAACTCAAAAGTGTTTGCATTTGATTCAAGAGAATTACCAACAGGATGTGGTCGGCCAACATTTTCTGGAGCAAAAGGAGGCATAGTTGTGTCATGAAGTCCAGGCAAGGGTCCAGCCATGGACGGTCGAATCATGCCATCATCAGGTCTGGTGGGTGCAGGCCGCGGAAGGTTTGGTGCAAGCGCCCTTGGTGCCATTTCAGATTGATATACACCATATAGTTGTTGCTGCACTGTAGGCCGGACATTTTCAGGAAAACTATGACTAGGTGGCCTCATTTGATTCGTCTGGGCTTGCGTACATGGCACGGGACCAGGATGGAGCATATGCTGAGGAAGCATGGTATCAGGTCCGGATGGACACTGTCGGCCCATGCCTGGGGGCACATAGGAACCCAGCGCTCCCTGGCCTTTCTGTGATGCCTGCTGCAATGATCCTCCTTTCTCAAGATCATTGGATATATTTGAAGCTTCAGACTGTGAATTACTTTCCTGGACACCAGACTCATCCTTTCCTTTGCCTTTGTCTAAACCATCTGCAACACCCAATGCAATGCCAGTTTGTACCGCATTTTTTCTGATATTACTAAAATCATTCTGCTCCCCATTCACATTTTTATCACCCAGCAATTCTGGCTTTATGCCAGAATATTCACCGCCTCCATTTGTATTATCACCTACTTCAGCATTGCCAGTAGCATTAGCTGCACTTTCTGACTTTCCTGATTCTTGGAACTGATGCGGTGTTGCAACATAACTCGTAGACCTGCTAGTCGAGGTTGgaacatgctgctgctgctgcatataTTGTGGACCATGGGGCTGGAAAGGTTGAGGATGTATCTGTTGTTGTGATGAGTGCATTCCTTGCTGGTATGATTGACCTGTTTGTGGAGGAACGGGTGTGCTAAGAGGAAATCCTTGTGGTGGTGCCTGCGAAGGGATGCTGGGATGCATTGGTGGCCGCTGAgcctgatgcccatgttgctgatgTTGTGGGGTATGCTGACTACCTTGAGGAGCCAGCATGGATGGCTGTTGACCTTGCAACGGAAATTGACCCTGAGGAGGGTG
Above is a window of Triticum dicoccoides isolate Atlit2015 ecotype Zavitan chromosome 5B, WEW_v2.0, whole genome shotgun sequence DNA encoding:
- the LOC119308228 gene encoding trithorax group protein osa-like, producing the protein MGFDNECILNIQTLPGEYFCPVCRTLIYPNEALQAQCTHLYCKPCLAYVAATTQACPYDGYLVTEADSKPLVDSNKSLAETIGKVTVQCLYNKSGCQWQGNLSECNTHGTACAYGNSPVVCNRCGTQIVHRQVQEHAQLCPGVQPQTQQADGSLTQSSAAMTQAVTQDPSAISSVAPVAAPTAGAVTASALVTGSAGVTTASTVAVAPFAGAPTSATQGQAVAPQIQTAEQYQQQLQYHQYYQQHYPGYNPYTQQYQQYGQYQQYTQPQTQVAPQNVAQVPVQPAPYAQPQFLQPSQPQHMVPNQSQNPQLQAPAVQPQPQQNPPLHSAPQIPQMQPQGDVQPIAHTQVGNQPFAMPATQAIASQVQPYVQPHPPHHQQAVTQQQPQMQYPPQQQHLQSQVQHQHPQVQQQSYPQPHVYHQPHPVAQSQNPSVHGVAGHQSYSQPQPAHQMPHGAAIQHPVHASHQQLVGPQHPALVHPPQGQFPLQGQQPSMLAPQGSQHTPQHQQHGHQAQRPPMHPSIPSQAPPQGFPLSTPVPPQTGQSYQQGMHSSQQQIHPQPFQPHGPQYMQQQQHVPTSTSRSTSYVATPHQFQESGKSESAANATGNAEVGDNTNGGGEYSGIKPELLGDKNVNGEQNDFSNIRKNAVQTGIALGVADGLDKGKGKDESGVQESNSQSEASNISNDLEKGGSLQQASQKGQGALGSYVPPGMGRQCPSGPDTMLPQHMLHPGPVPCTQAQTNQMRPPSHSFPENVRPTVQQQLYGVYQSEMAPRALAPNLPRPAPTRPDDGMIRPSMAGPLPGLHDTTMPPFAPENVGRPHPVGMRNGVGGEQLGNSRAFHEEGFNSSQEHFRSLAPPYPGRYNVNPKDIEENMKQFPGPTHLDDDSFQRGPRPFDGFDSLPGRPPFPNKPGPYPIGFPEDLSRKPHSIVGHPDFVSPGAEFGHHRVDGMPRNPGSFVQGMTAGPGGLRKDQLGPGNLPGSRQHDFDNPGFPHTHFHPADIFLPRNLHGSEPLGHGQLHGIEPSGHRFQGHIHPDDPNFDDYSRHGFPQESGRFSSGGFFSSGDVGWCRICMFNCGSAEDLGLHVHTREHQQHAMDIVLKMKHDVAKRQKMNPGGPKSLNKKVAMKSNFHGNRR